A region from the Mucilaginibacter sp. CSA2-8R genome encodes:
- a CDS encoding RagB/SusD family nutrient uptake outer membrane protein, translated as MKKLSLNFINKIVLLACLMLTFSCKKILDVPPQDQVDISNNYRNVSDANAAVIGIYGQIMGIADRFIVLNELRGDLMSPTANADQYLREISTHTVSANNPWADPKPFYRIILNCNDALKNFDIMIGQAKMRRDEYNQLYADVSAVRAWLYLQLGMHFGSVPYVTDALETVEALKDESKFPRLSFNDMLDKLIATMANGYLDVYTATTAVTGSSSTSLNTTVDGYPTNLFFINKRALLGDLYLWRGNYTKAAEQYKYLAEQGGRNFDFANNLYYWQYKACYADGNNNDVVIRYDGGRNSDSTSISDVNSTGWRSIFGRTTQDTPASGEWIWSLPFDKNFQPTNPFIDLFSNQGGRYLLTASKLAMRNWNSQVQSNGFPFDQRGRVTVRNINGQPVIMKYLYNYLTEGSLMSINILQKQGRWLLYRAGTLNLHLAEAANRDGKVKVAYALTNVGIRPLYQPSSVPADVTNIQQTDQPYPYNYDARQGETPYYRGQWSRQVGTRTRANLVALPATLYTNNDITGMEDAIINEDALELAYEGQRWGDLLRVALRRNDPNYVAEKVYQKLLSDNNPAASTARTKLLSSNGLYLPFKL; from the coding sequence ATGAAAAAACTTTCATTAAACTTTATAAATAAAATAGTACTGCTGGCTTGCCTCATGCTGACGTTTTCGTGCAAGAAAATTTTGGATGTACCACCGCAAGACCAGGTAGATATTAGCAATAATTATCGAAACGTTTCGGATGCCAATGCTGCAGTTATCGGCATTTACGGGCAGATTATGGGTATTGCCGATCGCTTTATTGTACTTAATGAGTTGCGTGGCGATTTGATGAGCCCAACGGCTAACGCCGATCAATACCTGCGCGAAATAAGCACGCATACGGTATCAGCCAATAACCCATGGGCAGATCCAAAGCCATTTTACCGTATTATTCTGAACTGTAATGATGCTTTGAAAAATTTCGACATCATGATTGGTCAGGCAAAAATGCGCCGCGACGAATATAACCAGCTTTACGCAGATGTTAGCGCTGTGCGCGCCTGGCTATACCTGCAGTTAGGTATGCATTTTGGTTCGGTACCTTATGTTACCGATGCTTTAGAAACTGTTGAGGCATTGAAAGATGAGAGTAAATTTCCACGCCTGTCATTTAATGATATGCTTGATAAACTGATTGCCACTATGGCTAACGGTTATCTGGATGTGTATACAGCCACCACAGCGGTTACCGGCTCAAGCAGTACATCGCTTAATACAACGGTTGATGGCTATCCGACCAACTTGTTTTTTATTAACAAGCGCGCTCTGCTCGGCGACTTATATTTATGGAGAGGTAACTACACTAAGGCCGCAGAGCAATACAAGTATTTGGCAGAGCAAGGTGGTCGTAATTTTGATTTTGCCAACAATCTTTATTACTGGCAATACAAAGCCTGTTATGCTGATGGTAATAATAACGACGTAGTTATTCGTTATGATGGCGGCCGTAACTCCGACTCTACCTCCATTAGTGATGTAAATAGTACCGGCTGGCGTTCTATTTTTGGCCGTACCACACAAGATACCCCGGCCAGCGGCGAATGGATATGGTCTTTACCTTTCGACAAGAACTTCCAGCCGACTAATCCTTTTATTGATTTGTTTTCTAACCAGGGTGGGCGTTACCTGTTAACCGCATCAAAGCTTGCCATGCGCAATTGGAATTCGCAGGTGCAAAGCAATGGCTTCCCGTTCGATCAGCGCGGGCGCGTTACTGTACGCAACATAAACGGACAACCGGTTATTATGAAGTACCTGTATAATTACCTGACCGAAGGTTCTTTAATGTCTATCAACATTTTGCAAAAGCAAGGGCGTTGGTTATTATATCGTGCTGGTACCCTTAACCTGCATTTAGCCGAAGCTGCTAATCGCGACGGAAAGGTGAAGGTGGCCTATGCTTTAACTAACGTAGGTATCAGGCCCTTGTATCAGCCAAGTTCGGTTCCTGCTGATGTAACTAACATACAGCAAACCGATCAGCCATACCCATATAATTACGATGCACGCCAGGGCGAAACACCTTATTACCGCGGGCAGTGGTCCAGGCAGGTAGGCACGCGCACCCGTGCTAACCTGGTTGCTTTGCCGGCTACCCTTTATACTAATAATGATATTACCGGAATGGAAGACGCCATCATCAACGAAGATGCATTAGAACTGGCATATGAGGGTCAGCGTTGGGGCGATTTACTGCGTGTAGCCTTACGCCGTAATGATCCCAATTACGTAGCCGAAAAAGTATATCAAAAATTACTGAGTGATAATAATCCTGCTGCATCAACAGCACGTACAAAACTGCTATCTTCAAACGGTTTATACTTGCCATTTAAATTATAA
- a CDS encoding SusC/RagA family TonB-linked outer membrane protein has protein sequence MQIFTKSIGLILFFCLLCGIKAKAQETDTLTARQMADSIARYKTDSLNRAKGSKISGIIKDAATGKPVSGVNVSVPQYSAAITDEKGAFTINVPNYDVLLIVGGQGYQPKEVALKGRTKIPDVLLFEDNYNSVYDVANTPFKPTPLNQTTNAVNSVNTLGAWEPTSLELPDTYLQGKVAGLNVIRRSGTPNAGASLFLRGFNSLNGSNAPLLVVDGMIYDTNNFGNSIIGGHVHNPYSNIDLHDVQNITILKDAAAAAYGTKGGNGVILLTTNSNPDLATKIDLGIYSGYNYINSGSLLPLMRAGDYRTYLSDVMRTSGLNASQIAAMPYFNDSPSNADYNTYHNDTDWQKQAFKNGFNQNYNLRVSGGDDIARYVLSLGYGDNKGITRLTDVARFNTRFNADLKISPKFTVTANLSFNYNEQKLRDQGLSPKTSPLYTSLIKSPLLRVRQVNSQGVESPNLADVDIFGFSNPEALTLNSQEMNRNYRFFGNFNFRYQFSRYFSAQTLIGVTADKVRESYFIPRVGVANDTTATAIIDSRLGSRVQRLFNLYNDTRVNYNRIFNRIHALNVSLGTRFAQYNTNDNFNFGYNSAIDQLISVGTGDPALRRTGGDIGKYRWFNNYLNANYQLYNKYIIGLNVALDASSRFGNQAADGVSLGGVKMALLPSVSAGWIVSSEKFMSDLNFFELLKLRASYGWVGNDDIGNYAARQYYISQNLLGLQGLVRANFGNPQLQWEVNKKLDFGFDASFLQERLSITADYFKNTTTKMITQEPTSSAGGLVYAVTNNGGMQTSGVELSVNGRIINNADFKWDLGFNIATYRNKIIKLPGNSMQTSYAGATILTQVGMPAGVFYGYKTNGVYTSNAEAAAAGMSYRNAAGNLVAQQGGDVRFIDVNGDKIIDDNDKQVIGNPNPDFTGGITTGFTYKRLSLNALVTFTKGNSLYNYTRRQLESASGPQNQSLAIINRWRADGQVTSIPRASYGDPSGNSSFSDRWIENGSYMRLRTVSVTYDVPFKYKAFKYFKIYATGNNLLTFTKYLGYDPEFAATTNLLTNGIDTTLEPQFKTVQLGVRIGI, from the coding sequence ATGCAAATTTTTACTAAATCAATTGGTTTAATCTTGTTTTTTTGCCTGTTGTGTGGTATCAAAGCCAAAGCGCAGGAAACGGATACCCTAACGGCCAGGCAAATGGCCGATAGTATTGCCCGTTATAAAACCGACTCACTTAACCGGGCTAAGGGTAGCAAAATAAGTGGTATCATTAAAGATGCTGCTACCGGCAAACCGGTATCTGGTGTTAACGTAAGCGTTCCGCAATACAGTGCTGCCATTACCGACGAAAAGGGTGCCTTTACAATTAACGTTCCTAACTACGATGTGCTTTTAATTGTTGGCGGGCAAGGCTATCAACCTAAAGAAGTAGCTTTAAAAGGCCGTACTAAAATACCGGACGTATTACTATTTGAAGATAATTATAATTCGGTATATGATGTGGCTAATACTCCGTTTAAGCCAACGCCATTAAATCAAACAACAAACGCCGTAAACAGCGTAAATACTTTAGGCGCCTGGGAACCAACCAGCCTGGAACTGCCTGATACTTATTTACAGGGTAAAGTTGCTGGTTTAAATGTGATACGCCGGTCGGGCACACCTAATGCCGGTGCCAGTTTGTTTTTACGGGGATTTAACTCTTTAAACGGTAGCAACGCGCCACTATTAGTGGTTGATGGGATGATTTACGACACCAATAACTTCGGTAACTCTATCATTGGTGGCCACGTGCACAACCCGTACAGTAACATTGACTTACACGATGTGCAAAACATTACTATACTTAAAGATGCAGCTGCCGCAGCTTACGGAACCAAAGGTGGTAACGGTGTAATTTTATTAACTACTAACAGTAACCCCGATTTGGCAACTAAGATAGACTTAGGTATTTACAGCGGTTACAATTACATCAACTCGGGCTCACTTTTGCCTTTAATGCGTGCCGGCGATTACCGTACCTACTTGTCAGACGTAATGCGCACCAGCGGGTTAAACGCCAGCCAGATTGCTGCAATGCCTTATTTTAACGATAGCCCGTCTAATGCAGATTACAATACTTATCATAATGATACCGACTGGCAAAAGCAGGCTTTCAAAAATGGTTTTAATCAAAATTATAACCTGCGGGTATCGGGCGGTGACGATATTGCACGATATGTGTTATCGCTGGGTTACGGCGACAATAAAGGCATCACCCGTTTAACAGACGTAGCCCGGTTTAATACCAGGTTTAACGCTGATTTAAAAATCAGTCCGAAGTTTACGGTAACCGCTAACCTGTCGTTTAATTACAACGAGCAAAAACTGCGCGACCAGGGCTTAAGTCCTAAAACAAGTCCGCTCTATACCAGCCTGATCAAATCACCTTTGCTCAGAGTGCGTCAGGTAAACAGCCAGGGTGTAGAGTCGCCCAACTTAGCTGATGTAGATATCTTTGGTTTTAGCAACCCAGAGGCACTGACCCTGAACTCACAGGAAATGAACCGGAATTATCGGTTCTTCGGTAACTTTAATTTCAGGTACCAGTTTTCCAGATACTTCTCGGCACAAACACTTATCGGTGTAACTGCTGATAAGGTGCGCGAAAGCTATTTTATACCGCGAGTAGGCGTGGCTAACGATACTACTGCTACCGCTATTATTGATAGCCGTTTAGGCAGCCGCGTACAGCGCTTGTTTAATTTGTATAATGACACGCGGGTAAACTACAACCGAATCTTTAACCGTATACATGCGCTTAATGTAAGCTTAGGGACAAGGTTTGCACAATATAATACCAATGATAACTTCAATTTCGGCTATAATTCGGCAATAGACCAGCTGATATCAGTAGGTACCGGCGACCCGGCTTTGCGCCGTACCGGTGGTGATATTGGTAAGTATCGTTGGTTTAACAACTATTTAAATGCAAACTACCAGTTATACAATAAGTATATTATAGGTTTAAACGTTGCACTCGATGCCTCTTCGCGTTTTGGCAATCAAGCCGCAGACGGTGTTTCGCTGGGTGGCGTAAAAATGGCTTTGTTGCCATCAGTGTCTGCAGGATGGATCGTATCGTCAGAAAAATTCATGTCTGATCTTAACTTCTTTGAGTTGTTAAAACTTAGAGCAAGCTATGGTTGGGTGGGTAACGACGACATTGGTAACTATGCTGCACGTCAGTATTATATATCACAAAATTTGTTGGGCCTTCAAGGTTTGGTAAGGGCAAACTTTGGCAATCCTCAGTTACAATGGGAGGTTAACAAAAAGCTCGATTTTGGCTTTGATGCCTCGTTTTTACAAGAGCGCTTAAGTATTACTGCCGATTATTTCAAAAACACCACCACCAAAATGATTACCCAAGAGCCTACATCCAGTGCCGGAGGCTTAGTATATGCAGTTACCAATAACGGTGGAATGCAAACCAGCGGTGTAGAGCTATCGGTAAATGGCCGCATCATTAACAATGCCGATTTTAAGTGGGACTTAGGTTTCAACATTGCCACTTACCGCAATAAAATAATTAAACTGCCTGGCAACAGCATGCAAACCAGCTATGCCGGTGCTACCATATTAACCCAGGTAGGTATGCCTGCTGGTGTGTTTTACGGCTATAAAACAAATGGGGTTTATACCTCTAACGCCGAAGCGGCTGCTGCCGGTATGTCTTACCGTAACGCAGCGGGTAACTTAGTAGCACAGCAAGGTGGTGATGTAAGGTTTATTGATGTGAACGGCGACAAAATTATAGATGATAATGATAAACAGGTAATTGGCAACCCTAACCCTGATTTTACAGGCGGTATTACTACCGGCTTTACTTACAAACGCCTTAGCTTAAATGCCTTGGTTACTTTTACTAAAGGAAACAGCCTGTACAATTACACCCGTCGTCAACTCGAATCGGCAAGCGGACCGCAAAACCAGTCGTTGGCTATCATTAACCGCTGGCGTGCTGACGGACAGGTAACCAGTATACCAAGAGCTTCATACGGTGATCCGTCGGGTAACTCATCATTCTCAGACCGCTGGATTGAAAATGGTTCGTATATGCGTTTGCGTACCGTATCTGTTACTTACGATGTGCCATTTAAGTATAAAGCATTTAAGTATTTTAAAATCTATGCAACGGGCAACAATCTGCTCACCTTCACTAAATACCTGGGGTATGATCCGGAGTTTGCGGCTACAACCAATTTGCTAACTAATGGTATTGATACTACCCTCGAACCTCAGTTTAAAACTGTACAGTTAGGCGTTCGCATAGGTATATAA
- a CDS encoding carboxy terminal-processing peptidase: protein MFKRLYMFLVMGTALACQASTSAPGNVDGSTNLQPDQVQSQVAKEVASLISSYNYKKVPLNDSLSTVVYNRYIKALDENHNYLLASDIKDFDRFKTAIDDDLKAGNLNDVFYIFNVYQKRYLERINYSLSQLDKTYDYSKNESFTYDREKEPWMGSEADMNKLWAQRVKYDLLNLKLASTDASKNKETLKKRYQNLIAQAKKLSNQDVFQLFMDAFTESVDPHTNYFNPANAANFNIEMSRSLEGIGASLQSENEYITIKSIVAGGPADKSRQINIDDRIVAVAQGKTGEFQDIVGWRIENAIALIRGTKGTTVRLRLLPKGSGAKPHIVEMMREKIVLKDQLAKKEIRTYNQNGKTVKIGIINVPAFYIDFNAYRAKDPNYQSTTRDVKLILDTLKRENVDGVILDLRQNGGGSLIEAIELTGLFIKDGPVVQVRDTRNRVEVNEDEDSSVAYAGPLAVMTDRFSASASEIFAGAIQDYGRGLIIGTQTYGKGTVQSAIELDKVINPSIRDMITSMTKKANGTGAESRFGQLNLTVAKFYRISGSSTQHKGVLPDISFPSVIPLDKYGEDTEPSALPFDMIAKSNYTKVGDLSGAIPQLTKAHEQRMANNANYKYLLEDIADYKKRQNETSVTLNEQQLKQQRDADEQKAFERNNLRRAALGLSALQKGQTRPKNEDLDFLKMEAGQILTDFISLDKTARYTNNLGAPAQQPQQPK from the coding sequence ATGTTCAAAAGATTATATATGTTCCTGGTGATGGGTACGGCCCTGGCCTGCCAGGCATCTACATCGGCACCAGGCAACGTAGACGGCTCCACTAATCTGCAGCCCGATCAGGTTCAAAGTCAGGTAGCTAAGGAGGTAGCCTCGTTAATTTCGAGCTATAATTACAAAAAAGTTCCGCTTAACGATTCGTTGTCAACAGTTGTATATAACCGTTATATCAAAGCACTTGACGAAAATCACAACTATTTATTAGCCTCAGATATTAAAGATTTTGACCGTTTTAAAACCGCGATTGATGACGATTTGAAAGCAGGTAACCTGAACGATGTGTTTTACATTTTTAACGTTTACCAAAAACGCTATTTGGAGCGCATTAATTACTCGCTGAGTCAGTTGGATAAAACTTACGATTATTCTAAAAACGAGAGCTTCACTTACGACCGCGAGAAAGAGCCATGGATGGGTAGCGAAGCAGATATGAACAAATTGTGGGCACAACGTGTAAAATACGATTTGCTTAACCTTAAACTGGCGAGCACTGATGCATCAAAGAATAAAGAAACTTTAAAAAAGCGCTATCAAAATCTGATTGCTCAGGCCAAAAAGCTTTCTAATCAGGATGTATTCCAGTTATTTATGGATGCTTTTACCGAGTCGGTAGATCCGCATACCAATTACTTTAACCCGGCTAATGCAGCTAACTTTAATATTGAAATGTCGCGCTCGCTGGAGGGCATTGGTGCATCGCTGCAATCAGAAAACGAATACATTACCATTAAAAGCATTGTAGCAGGTGGCCCTGCCGATAAAAGCCGTCAGATTAATATTGACGACCGCATTGTTGCCGTTGCCCAAGGCAAAACAGGCGAGTTTCAGGATATTGTAGGCTGGCGCATAGAAAATGCTATTGCTTTAATACGCGGCACCAAAGGTACAACCGTTCGTTTACGATTACTACCTAAAGGTTCGGGCGCTAAACCACATATTGTGGAAATGATGCGCGAAAAAATCGTATTGAAAGATCAGTTAGCCAAAAAAGAAATTCGTACTTATAATCAAAACGGCAAAACGGTAAAAATCGGTATTATTAATGTACCTGCATTTTATATCGACTTTAATGCTTACCGCGCTAAAGACCCGAATTATCAAAGCACCACACGCGACGTTAAATTGATTCTAGATACTTTGAAACGTGAAAACGTAGATGGAGTGATTTTGGATTTACGCCAGAATGGTGGTGGTTCATTGATTGAGGCAATTGAACTTACCGGCTTGTTTATTAAAGATGGCCCGGTAGTTCAGGTTCGTGATACCCGCAACCGTGTTGAAGTTAATGAGGATGAAGATTCATCAGTTGCTTATGCCGGCCCGTTAGCAGTGATGACTGACCGTTTCAGCGCTTCAGCATCAGAAATTTTTGCCGGTGCCATACAAGATTATGGCCGCGGCTTAATTATTGGTACTCAAACGTATGGTAAAGGTACCGTACAAAGCGCTATTGAGTTAGATAAAGTAATTAACCCGTCTATCAGAGACATGATTACTTCGATGACTAAGAAGGCAAACGGCACTGGTGCAGAATCAAGATTTGGACAGTTAAATTTAACCGTTGCTAAGTTTTACCGCATCAGCGGAAGCTCGACCCAGCACAAAGGTGTATTGCCGGATATCAGCTTTCCATCTGTAATTCCTTTAGATAAATACGGCGAGGATACTGAACCATCAGCTTTACCTTTTGATATGATTGCCAAAAGTAATTATACCAAGGTTGGTGATTTGAGCGGCGCTATACCGCAGTTAACTAAGGCACATGAGCAACGTATGGCTAACAATGCTAACTACAAGTATCTGTTAGAAGATATTGCTGATTACAAAAAACGCCAGAACGAAACCAGCGTTACTTTAAATGAGCAGCAGCTTAAACAACAGCGTGATGCCGACGAGCAAAAAGCGTTTGAGCGTAATAACCTGCGCCGCGCCGCGTTAGGTTTAAGTGCGCTGCAAAAAGGCCAGACCCGTCCTAAAAACGAAGACCTGGACTTCTTAAAGATGGAAGCCGGACAGATTTTAACAGACTTTATTAGCCTGGATAAGACCGCCCGATATACCAACAACTTAGGTGCTCCTGCGCAACAGCCGCAGCAACCCAAATAA
- a CDS encoding rhamnogalacturonan lyase — protein MKLIYAFAWITALMTCQAVAQRQMEYLNRGLVAVNMGSGRVFLSWRMLGTEPDQIKYNLYRTIRGKSICINSGKPLSVTNFTDSVAADADTKTYVVKSVLNGKELSTGSGVAVLAKDYPVQQYLSIPLDVPLPEKTGGPAYTYSANDASAADLDGDGEYEIILKWEPGNARNPPQTGITGTDIIDAYKLNGKRLWRINLGKNIRAGAAYTQFMVYDFDGDGKAEMMCKTADGTIDGLGKPVGDSTKDWRTLSPPVSPFYGKVVKGPEYLTVFNGQTGAAMATVNYVPNRYPLNGWGGIGGNGGNDTTGGRSDRFTACVAYLDGVHPSAVFVRGWYGRSVLAAWNWRNGKLTSHWVFDSKDANNPYSGMGNHNLSVADVDGDGKDEICIGAMTVDHDGKGLYTTGLRHGDAIHLSDIDPEHPGLEVFGIHENEEKTKSLNTPGVAMFDAATGKILFSMAPGVDVGRGVAADIDPTHPGFENWGGPGGLRDVHGQTITDRVPSSTNFLVWWDGDLTRELLDKNRIDKWDWKNETTVNVLTANGCVANNGTKATPCLSADLYGDWREEVIWRTPDSKELRIYTTTIPTHYRFRTLMHDPQYRLSIAWQNTSYNQPPHTGFYLGEGMKVPSKPNIVLIKAK, from the coding sequence ATGAAATTAATATATGCTTTTGCTTGGATCACTGCATTGATGACCTGTCAGGCTGTTGCTCAGCGCCAGATGGAGTATCTAAACCGGGGACTGGTAGCGGTTAATATGGGCAGCGGTAGGGTGTTTTTGAGCTGGCGTATGTTGGGCACGGAACCGGACCAGATCAAGTATAATTTATACCGTACAATTAGAGGTAAATCCATCTGTATAAACTCCGGTAAACCATTATCGGTAACCAACTTTACTGATTCCGTAGCAGCAGATGCCGACACGAAAACTTATGTGGTAAAATCTGTACTTAATGGCAAGGAGTTGTCTACTGGCAGTGGGGTAGCGGTGCTTGCCAAAGATTATCCGGTGCAGCAGTACCTCAGCATTCCTTTGGATGTGCCTCTTCCCGAAAAGACAGGCGGCCCCGCATATACCTATAGCGCAAATGATGCCAGCGCAGCCGATTTAGACGGCGACGGCGAGTACGAGATCATATTAAAATGGGAGCCGGGGAATGCCCGAAACCCACCCCAAACTGGCATTACCGGTACAGATATTATTGATGCTTACAAACTTAATGGCAAACGATTGTGGCGTATAAACCTGGGTAAAAATATCAGGGCCGGGGCTGCCTACACTCAATTTATGGTATATGATTTTGACGGCGACGGCAAAGCTGAAATGATGTGTAAAACTGCTGATGGCACCATAGATGGCTTAGGCAAACCTGTTGGCGACAGCACAAAAGACTGGCGCACGCTTAGCCCGCCGGTTAGTCCGTTTTACGGAAAAGTTGTGAAAGGGCCGGAATATCTTACCGTATTTAACGGACAAACAGGTGCAGCCATGGCAACTGTTAATTATGTGCCTAACCGCTATCCATTAAATGGATGGGGCGGTATAGGGGGGAATGGAGGTAATGATACTACCGGAGGGAGATCTGACCGTTTTACGGCTTGTGTTGCCTATTTGGATGGCGTGCATCCAAGTGCGGTTTTTGTTCGGGGATGGTATGGCCGGTCGGTATTAGCAGCATGGAACTGGCGCAATGGCAAATTAACCTCCCACTGGGTATTTGACAGCAAGGATGCTAATAACCCGTACTCTGGCATGGGCAATCATAACCTGAGCGTGGCAGATGTTGATGGCGATGGCAAAGACGAAATTTGCATCGGTGCCATGACGGTTGACCATGATGGTAAGGGCTTGTACACTACCGGCCTGCGCCATGGCGATGCCATCCATCTTTCTGATATTGATCCGGAGCATCCTGGCCTGGAGGTTTTCGGCATTCATGAAAACGAAGAAAAGACCAAGTCGCTTAATACGCCAGGTGTAGCCATGTTTGATGCAGCAACCGGCAAAATATTATTTAGCATGGCACCGGGTGTAGACGTAGGCAGGGGCGTTGCTGCTGACATTGATCCAACCCACCCTGGCTTTGAAAACTGGGGTGGTCCCGGCGGTTTACGCGATGTACATGGCCAAACCATAACCGATAGAGTACCATCGTCAACCAATTTCTTGGTTTGGTGGGATGGCGATCTCACCCGGGAGTTGTTAGACAAAAACCGGATTGACAAATGGGACTGGAAAAATGAAACCACCGTAAATGTACTAACCGCCAATGGTTGCGTAGCCAATAACGGCACTAAAGCCACACCATGTTTGAGCGCTGACCTTTACGGTGATTGGCGTGAAGAAGTAATTTGGCGTACACCGGACAGTAAAGAATTACGCATCTATACCACTACCATCCCAACCCATTACCGTTTCAGAACCTTAATGCATGATCCTCAATATCGTTTAAGTATTGCCTGGCAAAACACCAGCTATAATCAGCCGCCGCACACCGGCTTTTATTTAGGTGAGGGAATGAAGGTGCCTTCAAAACCTAATATTGTGCTTATTAAAGCTAAATGA
- a CDS encoding rhamnogalacturonan lyase: MNQLLPKARALALITFLGLGVTAVAQRQMEYLDRGLVAVNQGAGKVFLSWRMLGTEPDNIAYNLYHKAGNKPAVKVNAAPLAEATSYTEERVDSTVTNTWFVKAVINTKEGDASKSYALQAHSPAQQYWQLPLKNPKGYIPNDASVGDLDGDGQYEIILHQTGRGRDNSSAGLTDPPILQAYKLDGTLLWEINLGHNIREGAHYTQFMVYDLDGDGIAEIACKTADGTIDGKGKVIGDSTKRYANAQGRILDGPEYFTIFNGRTGAAMATTNYLPGRGNIGEWGGRGGNGGNDNTGNRVDRFLACVAYLDGVHPSVVMCRGYYGRTVLAAWDWRGGKLSSRWVFDTKDGTNTYSGMGNHNLTVADVDADGKDEIVYGSMCVDDNGKGLYTTGLRHGDAVHVSDLDPSRPGLEAFGVHEIEDNTKGPGIAFFDARTGEILWKGAPDEDVGRGMSADIDPRYPGVENWGNIEGLRSAKGESIGAAPRTINFGIWWDGDLLRELLDGNRVMKWDYQNSTLSNLLVATGYQSNNGTKSTPTLSADLFGDWREEVILRAADNQSLRIYTTTIPTNYRFRTLMHDPQYRLSIAWQNVGYNQPPYTSFFLGDGMKAPAKPNIVIVKAH, encoded by the coding sequence ATGAATCAACTTTTACCTAAAGCGCGTGCTTTAGCGCTTATTACATTTTTAGGTTTGGGAGTAACGGCTGTTGCCCAACGGCAAATGGAATACCTTGACCGAGGCTTGGTAGCAGTAAATCAAGGTGCCGGCAAGGTTTTTTTAAGCTGGCGTATGCTGGGCACCGAACCAGATAATATAGCTTATAATTTATACCATAAGGCAGGAAATAAGCCTGCTGTAAAAGTAAATGCTGCGCCCTTAGCCGAGGCCACCAGTTATACCGAAGAGCGTGTAGACAGTACGGTAACTAATACTTGGTTTGTAAAAGCGGTAATTAACACCAAAGAAGGAGATGCCAGCAAGAGCTATGCCTTGCAGGCCCATTCACCCGCACAGCAGTACTGGCAGTTACCGCTTAAAAATCCTAAAGGATACATCCCTAATGATGCCAGTGTGGGCGACCTGGATGGCGATGGGCAGTATGAAATTATACTTCATCAAACCGGCCGCGGCCGTGATAACTCCTCGGCCGGGTTAACCGATCCGCCTATACTGCAGGCTTACAAGCTGGATGGTACTTTACTCTGGGAAATAAACTTAGGTCATAACATACGCGAGGGAGCCCACTACACACAATTTATGGTGTACGACCTGGATGGTGACGGTATAGCCGAAATTGCCTGCAAAACAGCCGACGGGACTATAGACGGTAAAGGCAAAGTTATTGGCGATTCAACAAAGCGCTATGCCAATGCCCAAGGTCGCATATTAGATGGGCCGGAATATTTTACGATATTTAACGGTCGTACAGGCGCAGCCATGGCTACTACCAATTACCTGCCAGGCCGCGGTAATATAGGAGAATGGGGGGGCCGGGGTGGCAACGGCGGCAATGATAATACAGGTAACCGGGTAGACCGTTTTTTGGCTTGCGTAGCTTACCTGGATGGGGTACATCCGAGTGTTGTGATGTGCCGGGGGTATTACGGCCGTACAGTGCTTGCTGCCTGGGACTGGCGTGGTGGAAAGCTCTCTTCGAGATGGGTTTTTGACACCAAAGACGGAACCAATACATACTCGGGCATGGGTAACCACAATTTAACGGTAGCAGATGTGGATGCCGATGGTAAAGACGAAATTGTTTACGGTTCTATGTGTGTAGACGATAATGGTAAGGGCTTGTACACCACTGGCCTGCGCCATGGTGATGCTGTTCATGTGAGCGATTTAGACCCCTCGCGGCCGGGTTTGGAAGCTTTTGGCGTGCACGAGATAGAAGATAATACCAAGGGGCCGGGTATCGCATTTTTTGATGCCCGTACCGGCGAAATTTTATGGAAAGGCGCTCCTGACGAAGATGTAGGCCGTGGCATGTCGGCTGATATTGACCCGCGCTATCCGGGAGTTGAAAACTGGGGTAATATTGAAGGTTTGCGCTCGGCCAAAGGCGAAAGCATAGGTGCAGCTCCGCGCACTATTAACTTTGGCATTTGGTGGGACGGCGATTTATTGCGCGAACTGTTAGATGGGAACCGCGTAATGAAATGGGACTATCAGAATAGCACGCTCAGTAATTTATTAGTAGCAACTGGTTATCAGTCTAACAACGGAACCAAATCTACCCCCACCTTAAGCGCCGATTTGTTTGGCGACTGGCGCGAAGAGGTCATATTGCGCGCCGCTGATAACCAAAGCCTGCGCATTTATACCACTACCATCCCAACTAATTACCGGTTTCGTACCCTGATGCATGATCCGCAATACAGGCTGAGTATTGCCTGGCAAAACGTGGGTTATAATCAGCCGCCTTACACCAGTTTCTTTTTGGGCGACGGCATGAAAGCGCCGGCTAAGCCCAACATTGTGATAGTAAAAGCTCATTAG